The Deinococcus sonorensis KR-87 genome includes a window with the following:
- a CDS encoding DUF4142 domain-containing protein: MKQSNRPALITLTVSALLLSAAVAQQNPQNQTPPPSGNSGGNSNQNGSQNGAGSPSTPGNQVNQGGVGQSSTPSTPKGAPVNSPTVLCNLAGNPTTGTVPGSNSSMNSGTMGAGNSAAGSAGNTAGSGNSGSAAGSTGGSTSGSGSTGTTTGNSAAGSAGSGSNSGSTGAGSAGSAGGSAGTAGSGSGSTTGTASSGSTAAGTTSTPGSTTTSTPSTTASTPSTAAGSGNAASGSKSALNETDRCFIDQAGLSGLFEVQSSSVALNQASDAQVKAFARRMVADHTKANTELKTLATSLGHKPPTSLDPAKAQQVANMKAQQGKNFDSAYMTAQLTGHEQTVNLFSNYADQGTNPQLKQFAKKTLPILVEHWKMAQEMVGTTSTSK; this comes from the coding sequence ATGAAGCAGTCCAACCGTCCCGCCCTGATCACCCTGACCGTCAGCGCCCTGCTGCTGAGCGCCGCCGTGGCGCAGCAGAACCCTCAGAACCAGACCCCGCCGCCCTCCGGAAATTCCGGCGGCAACTCCAACCAGAATGGCTCTCAGAACGGTGCTGGCAGCCCCAGTACCCCCGGCAATCAGGTGAACCAGGGCGGCGTCGGTCAGTCGTCCACGCCCTCCACGCCGAAGGGTGCCCCGGTCAATTCGCCCACCGTCCTGTGTAATCTGGCCGGCAACCCCACCACCGGCACCGTGCCGGGGAGCAACTCCAGCATGAACTCGGGCACGATGGGCGCGGGCAACAGCGCTGCAGGCTCGGCGGGCAACACGGCCGGGTCCGGGAACAGCGGCTCGGCTGCAGGGTCGACTGGCGGATCTACTTCTGGATCGGGCAGCACCGGGACGACCACTGGTAACAGTGCGGCGGGCAGCGCTGGCAGTGGGTCGAACAGCGGCTCCACCGGTGCCGGCAGCGCCGGTTCGGCGGGCGGGAGCGCAGGCACTGCAGGGTCCGGGTCGGGCAGCACGACCGGTACTGCATCATCCGGCAGCACCGCCGCCGGCACCACCAGCACCCCGGGCAGCACCACGACCTCCACGCCGAGCACGACGGCCTCCACGCCCAGCACCGCTGCCGGGTCGGGCAACGCCGCGTCCGGCAGCAAGTCGGCCCTGAACGAGACCGACCGCTGCTTCATTGATCAGGCGGGCCTCAGCGGGCTCTTTGAGGTGCAGTCGTCGAGCGTCGCGCTGAATCAGGCCAGTGACGCGCAGGTCAAGGCCTTTGCTCGCCGGATGGTTGCGGACCACACCAAGGCCAACACCGAGCTCAAGACGCTCGCCACCAGCCTGGGCCACAAACCACCCACCAGCCTGGACCCCGCCAAGGCGCAGCAGGTGGCCAACATGAAGGCGCAGCAGGGCAAGAACTTCGACAGCGCCTACATGACCGCGCAGCTGACCGGCCACGAACAGACGGTCAACCTCTTCAGCAACTATGCCGACCAGGGCACCAACCCCCAGCTGAAGCAGTTTGCGAAGAAGACGCTGCCCATTCTGGTGGAGCATTGGAAGATGGCGCAGGAGATGGTCGGCACGACCTCCACCTCCAAGTAA
- a CDS encoding aldo/keto reductase, whose product MRTQKLGTSSLEVPVLAVGCMRINTLDKAQAERFVGAAMEQGANFFDHADIYGGGTCEEIFADAVHMSSSVREQMILQSKCGIRQGMFDFSREHILSSVDGILKRLRTDYLDILLLHRPDALVEPEEVAAAFDELEQAGKVRHFGVSNQTPHQMALLKKHVKQPIVANQLQLSITNATMITRGFNVNMENETAVDRDGDVLDYCRLHDITVQPWSPFQFGFFEGVFIGNEKFPELNATLDEVAANHGVNSTTIAIAWLLRHPAHMQPVTGTMNIGRLQDCCKAAEVQLSREEWYRITRAAGNKLP is encoded by the coding sequence ATGCGAACCCAGAAACTCGGCACCAGCTCCCTCGAAGTTCCCGTTCTGGCCGTCGGCTGCATGCGGATCAACACGCTCGACAAGGCCCAGGCCGAACGCTTCGTGGGCGCTGCCATGGAGCAGGGCGCCAACTTCTTCGACCACGCCGACATCTACGGCGGCGGCACCTGCGAGGAGATCTTCGCGGACGCGGTGCACATGAGCAGTTCGGTGCGCGAACAGATGATCCTGCAGAGCAAGTGTGGCATCCGGCAGGGCATGTTCGACTTCTCGCGCGAGCACATCCTGTCGTCGGTGGACGGCATCCTGAAGCGCCTGCGCACCGATTACCTGGACATCCTGCTGCTGCACCGCCCGGACGCCCTGGTGGAGCCGGAGGAGGTCGCGGCGGCCTTCGACGAGCTGGAGCAGGCGGGCAAGGTGCGCCACTTCGGGGTCTCCAACCAGACGCCGCACCAGATGGCGCTGCTGAAGAAGCACGTGAAGCAGCCGATCGTGGCCAACCAGCTGCAGCTGAGCATCACCAACGCCACCATGATCACGCGCGGCTTCAATGTGAACATGGAGAACGAGACGGCCGTGGACCGCGACGGCGACGTGCTGGACTACTGCCGCCTGCATGACATCACGGTGCAGCCGTGGTCCCCCTTCCAGTTCGGCTTTTTCGAGGGCGTGTTCATCGGCAACGAGAAGTTCCCGGAGCTGAATGCCACGCTGGACGAGGTGGCGGCAAATCACGGCGTCAACTCCACCACCATTGCCATCGCGTGGCTGCTGCGGCACCCGGCCCACATGCAGCCGGTGACCGGCACCATGAACATCGGCCGCCTGCAGGACTGCTGCAAGGCCGCCGAGGTGCAGCTCAGCCGCGAGGAGTGGTACCGCATCACGCGGGCGGCCGGCAACAAGCTGCCCTGA
- a CDS encoding quinone-dependent dihydroorotate dehydrogenase, which produces MTRPHLYRTLAKPLLFRLDPEQAHHLTMQGAALAGRLPGLSGQLAGQLARPHPQLGQHLWGHRYSSPLGLAAGLDKNAEAVPVFTALGFGFVEVGTVTPLAQPGNPRPRLFRLPQDEALINRMGFNNAGTGLMARHLGGPRHAPVWVNIGKNKDTPNEAAAQDYVRCVEALAPHADGFVVNVSSPNTPGLRSLQAAGELSRLVEAVLEAAGRRRPGLPVLVKLSPDMDEHDFAASVQAMQQVGVSGLIVSNTTLSREGLQHPHRQETGGLSGRPLRERATALIRDAYRLTGGQLPLVGVGGIFTAQDAYERIRAGASLVELYTALIYEGPGLPARINGELIALLRRDGYTHISEAVGVDAR; this is translated from the coding sequence ATGACGCGCCCGCACCTCTACCGCACGCTCGCCAAGCCGCTGCTGTTCCGCCTGGACCCGGAGCAGGCCCACCACCTGACCATGCAGGGCGCGGCGCTGGCCGGACGGCTGCCCGGCCTGAGCGGTCAGCTGGCGGGACAGCTGGCCCGGCCGCACCCGCAGCTCGGCCAGCACCTGTGGGGGCACCGCTACAGCAGCCCGCTCGGCCTGGCCGCAGGGCTGGACAAGAATGCCGAGGCCGTGCCGGTGTTCACGGCGCTGGGGTTCGGCTTCGTGGAGGTGGGCACCGTGACGCCGCTGGCCCAGCCGGGCAACCCGCGGCCGCGCCTGTTTCGGTTGCCCCAGGACGAGGCGCTGATCAACCGGATGGGCTTCAACAATGCCGGCACCGGGTTGATGGCGCGGCATCTGGGCGGCCCGCGCCACGCCCCGGTCTGGGTGAACATCGGCAAGAACAAGGACACGCCCAACGAGGCCGCTGCTCAGGATTACGTGCGCTGTGTCGAGGCGCTGGCCCCGCACGCCGACGGCTTCGTGGTGAACGTCAGCAGCCCCAACACGCCGGGGCTGCGCTCGCTGCAGGCGGCGGGTGAGCTGTCGCGGCTGGTGGAGGCGGTGCTGGAGGCTGCTGGCCGGCGGCGGCCCGGTCTGCCTGTTCTGGTCAAGCTGTCGCCGGACATGGACGAGCACGACTTCGCGGCCAGCGTTCAGGCGATGCAGCAGGTGGGCGTCTCCGGCCTGATCGTCAGCAACACCACCCTGAGCCGGGAGGGCCTGCAGCACCCGCACCGCCAGGAGACCGGCGGCCTGAGCGGGCGGCCCCTGCGCGAGCGCGCCACCGCCCTGATCCGGGACGCTTACCGGCTGACGGGCGGCCAGCTGCCGCTGGTGGGCGTGGGCGGCATCTTCACCGCGCAGGACGCCTACGAGCGGATCAGGGCTGGGGCCAGCCTCGTTGAGCTGTACACCGCCCTGATCTACGAGGGCCCGGGACTGCCGGCGCGGATCAACGGCGAGCTGATCGCGCTGCTGCGCCGGGACGGGTACACCCACATCTCGGAGGCGGTGGGGGTGGACGCCCGCTGA
- the gcvH gene encoding glycine cleavage system protein GcvH gives MTTPTDRQYAQSHEWIKVDGDIGTVGITDFAQDQLGDVVYVELPEVGRMVTAGEAVAVVESVKTASDIYSPATGEIVEVNDALSSSPELINEGALEGGWLFRVRVDSLSDELLDASEYEASAH, from the coding sequence ATGACGACCCCCACAGATCGCCAGTACGCACAGAGCCACGAGTGGATCAAGGTAGACGGAGACATCGGCACGGTGGGCATCACCGATTTCGCGCAGGACCAGCTGGGCGACGTGGTGTACGTCGAACTGCCGGAAGTGGGCCGCATGGTCACGGCGGGTGAGGCGGTGGCCGTGGTGGAGAGCGTCAAGACCGCCAGCGACATCTACAGCCCGGCCACCGGCGAGATCGTGGAAGTGAACGACGCGCTGAGCAGCAGCCCGGAACTGATCAACGAGGGCGCCCTGGAGGGCGGCTGGCTGTTCCGGGTGCGGGTGGACAGCCTCAGCGACGAGCTGCTGGACGCCAGCGAGTACGAAGCCAGCGCCCACTGA
- a CDS encoding RrF2 family transcriptional regulator, translating into MWISTKAQYGLRALVDIGRHPGDAVPLKEVAERQAISQAYLEQIASNLRRAGFIRSVRGAHGGYRLARPAEEINAYHVVTAMEGSLAPVACVEDHHTCDRVGGCATEGLWRRVDSAIRDVLGNTTLADLIRENEALEGPTLVQLESAPSFA; encoded by the coding sequence ATGTGGATCTCCACCAAGGCTCAATACGGGCTCCGGGCGCTCGTCGACATCGGTCGGCATCCCGGGGACGCCGTTCCGCTCAAGGAGGTGGCCGAGCGGCAGGCCATCAGTCAGGCCTATCTGGAGCAGATTGCCAGCAATCTGCGCCGCGCCGGGTTCATCCGCAGCGTGCGCGGAGCCCACGGCGGCTACCGGCTGGCCCGCCCCGCGGAGGAGATCAACGCCTACCACGTGGTGACGGCCATGGAAGGCAGCCTCGCGCCGGTCGCATGTGTCGAGGACCATCACACCTGCGACCGGGTGGGCGGCTGTGCCACCGAAGGGTTGTGGCGCCGGGTGGACAGCGCCATCCGCGACGTGCTGGGCAACACCACCCTGGCCGACCTGATCCGCGAGAACGAGGCGCTGGAAGGCCCGACCCTGGTGCAGCTGGAGAGCGCACCCAGCTTCGCCTGA
- a CDS encoding SDR family oxidoreductase yields the protein MERVAYVTGADRGLGRALTQALLDRGYHVYAGSHRPGWPELPALAAQHPQHLTILPLDVSNRASVQEAAARIREQHGHLDLLINNAAILTDRSGDIFQEQVEDDLLRLHRTNTLGPLFVTESVVDLLTRGTDRRLVFISSEAGQLHGQQRTREYGYAMSKAALNMLAVLLQNRLRPEGVKVLAFHPGYMKTYMLGHLNTEAHIEPEVAADGLLQQTFREHLLDGPIFMDYTGQLMDW from the coding sequence ATGGAACGAGTCGCATACGTCACCGGAGCCGACCGGGGACTGGGCCGGGCACTGACCCAGGCGCTGCTGGACCGGGGGTATCACGTGTACGCCGGGAGCCACCGTCCGGGGTGGCCGGAGCTGCCGGCCCTGGCCGCTCAGCATCCGCAGCACCTCACCATCCTGCCGCTGGACGTGAGCAACCGGGCCTCTGTCCAGGAGGCTGCGGCCCGCATCCGGGAGCAGCACGGCCACCTGGATCTGCTGATCAACAACGCCGCCATCCTCACCGACCGTTCCGGCGACATCTTCCAGGAGCAGGTGGAGGACGATCTGCTGCGGCTGCACCGCACCAACACGCTGGGGCCGCTGTTCGTGACCGAGTCGGTGGTGGACCTGCTGACCAGAGGCACGGACCGTCGGCTCGTCTTCATCTCCTCGGAGGCTGGGCAGCTACACGGGCAGCAACGCACCCGCGAGTACGGATACGCCATGTCCAAGGCGGCCCTGAACATGCTGGCCGTGCTGCTGCAGAACCGGCTGCGCCCGGAAGGCGTCAAGGTGCTGGCCTTCCACCCCGGCTACATGAAAACCTACATGCTGGGTCACCTCAACACCGAGGCGCACATTGAACCGGAGGTGGCCGCCGACGGCCTGCTGCAGCAGACGTTCCGCGAGCACCTGCTGGACGGACCGATTTTCATGGATTACACCGGGCAGCTGATGGACTGGTGA
- the ablA gene encoding lysine 2,3-aminomutase: MTIHPQATVRAQQMLPRNHRAPKWQDVPDAQWYDWKWQLKNRINTVQELEEVIRLTDSERAGASAEGIFRLDITPYFASLMDPEDPTCPVRRQVIPTHHELEPFTSMMEDSLAEDRHSPVPGLVHRYPDRVLMLVTTQCASYCRYCTRSRIVGDPSETFNPAEYEAQLNYLRKNPQVRDVLLSGGDPLTLAPKVLGRLLSELRAIEHIEIIRIGTRVPVFMPMRVTEELCEVLAAHHPLWMNIHVNHPKEITPEVADACDRLTRAGVPLGNQSVLLRGVNDHAVIMQKLLRELVKIRVRPYYIYQCDLVHGAGHLRTTVAKGLEIMESLRGHTSGYSVPTYVVDAPGGGGKIPVAPNYVLSQGADKLILRNFEGYIAAYSEPTDYTGPDMAVPDDWQRKEPGQTGIYGLMQGERISIEPAGFSESRVRPGAVQHRLNSREDKWAAYGVGAVTDTAPDGMDQTPQPISGD, encoded by the coding sequence ATGACCATTCATCCGCAAGCCACCGTCCGCGCCCAGCAGATGCTCCCGCGCAACCACCGCGCCCCCAAATGGCAGGACGTGCCGGACGCCCAGTGGTACGACTGGAAGTGGCAGCTCAAGAACCGCATCAACACGGTGCAGGAACTTGAAGAGGTCATCCGGCTCACCGACAGCGAGCGGGCCGGGGCCAGCGCCGAAGGCATCTTCCGGCTGGACATCACCCCCTACTTCGCGTCCCTGATGGACCCGGAAGACCCCACCTGCCCGGTGCGCCGGCAGGTCATTCCTACCCACCACGAGCTGGAGCCGTTCACCAGCATGATGGAGGACTCGCTGGCCGAGGACCGCCACAGCCCGGTGCCGGGCCTGGTGCACCGGTACCCGGACCGGGTGCTGATGCTGGTCACCACCCAGTGCGCCAGCTACTGCCGCTACTGCACGAGAAGCCGCATCGTGGGCGACCCGAGCGAGACCTTCAACCCGGCCGAGTACGAGGCGCAGCTGAACTACCTGCGCAAGAACCCCCAGGTGCGCGACGTGCTGCTGTCCGGCGGCGACCCGCTGACGCTGGCCCCCAAGGTGCTGGGCCGCCTGCTCAGCGAGCTGCGCGCCATTGAGCACATCGAGATCATCCGGATCGGCACGCGGGTGCCGGTGTTCATGCCGATGCGCGTCACCGAGGAGCTGTGCGAAGTGCTCGCGGCGCACCACCCGCTGTGGATGAACATCCACGTCAACCACCCCAAGGAGATCACCCCGGAGGTGGCCGACGCCTGCGACCGCCTCACGCGGGCCGGCGTGCCGCTGGGCAACCAGAGCGTGCTGCTGCGCGGCGTCAACGACCACGCGGTCATCATGCAGAAGCTGCTGCGCGAGCTGGTCAAGATCCGGGTGCGGCCCTACTACATCTACCAGTGCGATCTGGTGCACGGCGCGGGCCACCTGCGCACCACCGTGGCCAAGGGGCTGGAGATCATGGAGAGCCTGCGCGGCCACACCAGCGGCTACAGCGTGCCCACCTACGTGGTGGACGCGCCGGGCGGCGGCGGGAAGATTCCGGTGGCTCCCAATTATGTGCTCTCTCAGGGCGCTGACAAGCTGATCCTGCGCAACTTCGAGGGCTACATCGCGGCCTACAGCGAGCCGACCGACTACACCGGCCCCGACATGGCCGTGCCGGACGACTGGCAGCGCAAGGAGCCGGGCCAGACCGGGATCTACGGCCTGATGCAGGGCGAGCGCATCAGCATCGAGCCGGCCGGCTTCTCCGAGAGCCGGGTTCGCCCCGGCGCCGTGCAGCACCGCCTGAACAGCCGCGAGGACAAGTGGGCAGCCTACGGAGTCGGCGCAGTCACCGATACCGCACCTGACGGCATGGACCAGACCCCCCAGCCGATCAGCGGCGACTGA
- the gcvP gene encoding aminomethyl-transferring glycine dehydrogenase — protein MKPLTELLQTDNFTDRHIGPGPADIQGMLAELGHTSLDELTDATVPESIRFDGALNVGGPVTEAQALQDLKALAGRNQVWRSYIGMGYSGTHTPAVIQRNILENPGWYTAYTPYQAEISQGRLEMLLNFQQMVMDLTGMPVANASLLDEATAAAEAMTLAKRSAKSKGSTFWVADDVHPQTLDVIRTRAEYFGYNIQTGSVAELTGTVPDGAFGVLVQTPGTWGDLHDLTAVADAVHAAGALLIVATDLLACALVTPPGEQGADIVVGNSQRFGVPMGFGGPHAAFLACRDEYKRSMPGRVIGVSKDVKGKTALRMAMQTREQHIRREKATSNICTAQALLANMAAAYAVYHGAAGIRTIAERVQRLTGILARALGEAGLKPNASSFDTLTFEADSAAIRARAAERQINFRYDGDRVSVGLDETVTPADLGDIIWAITGQEVDVLALDTQAEALIPEPLQRTSTYLTHPVFNTHHSEHAMLRYLKLLENRDYSLTHGMIPLGSCTMKLNASTEMAPVTWPEFGAIHPFAPQEQTEGYRAMIAELEAWLADITGYDAVSMQPNSGAQGEYAGLLVIRKYFEARGEQHRDVCLIPASAHGTNPASAAMMGLNVVVVKTDDAGNIDLDDLKARVEQYSDRLAALMITYPSTHGVFEEGVKAACDLIHQHGGQVYLDGANMNAQVGLTKPGLIGSDVSHLNLHKTFAIPHGGGGPGMGPIGVKAHLTPYLPNHAVAPTSESQTGAVSAAPYGSASILPISYLYIRLLGPAGLRRATQVAILSANYLAHHLKGAYPVLYTGRGGHVAHECILDIRPLKQASGITEEDIAKRLMDYGFHAPTMSFPVPGTLMIEPTESEPKEELDRFVEAMLSIRREIQEVQDGLLKAEESPLRHAPHTQDDLMADEWNRAYSRASAAYPSRAQRSWKYWPAVNRVDNVYGDRNFVCSCPPIEEYADFEFAE, from the coding sequence ATGAAACCACTGACTGAACTGCTCCAGACCGACAACTTCACGGACCGACACATCGGCCCCGGCCCCGCCGACATTCAGGGCATGCTGGCCGAACTTGGCCACACCAGCCTGGACGAACTGACGGACGCCACCGTCCCGGAAAGCATCCGCTTCGACGGCGCGCTGAACGTGGGTGGCCCGGTCACCGAGGCGCAGGCGCTCCAGGACCTGAAGGCCCTGGCCGGGCGCAACCAGGTGTGGCGCAGCTACATCGGGATGGGGTACAGCGGCACCCACACGCCGGCCGTCATCCAGCGCAACATTCTGGAGAACCCCGGCTGGTACACCGCCTACACTCCTTACCAGGCCGAAATCTCGCAGGGCCGCCTGGAGATGCTGCTGAACTTTCAGCAGATGGTGATGGACCTGACCGGCATGCCGGTGGCCAACGCCAGCCTGCTCGATGAGGCGACCGCCGCCGCCGAGGCCATGACGCTGGCCAAGCGCAGCGCAAAAAGCAAGGGCAGCACCTTCTGGGTGGCCGACGACGTGCATCCGCAGACCCTGGACGTGATTCGCACGCGCGCGGAATATTTTGGATACAACATCCAGACAGGCTCGGTGGCAGAGCTGACCGGCACCGTCCCGGACGGCGCCTTCGGGGTGCTGGTGCAGACGCCCGGCACCTGGGGCGACCTGCACGACCTGACGGCCGTGGCCGATGCGGTCCATGCGGCCGGCGCCCTGCTGATCGTGGCCACCGACCTGCTGGCCTGCGCTCTGGTGACGCCGCCCGGCGAGCAGGGGGCCGACATCGTGGTGGGCAACAGCCAGCGCTTCGGCGTGCCGATGGGCTTCGGTGGGCCGCACGCCGCCTTCCTGGCCTGCCGCGACGAGTACAAGCGCAGCATGCCCGGCCGCGTGATCGGGGTCAGCAAGGACGTGAAGGGCAAGACCGCCCTGCGGATGGCCATGCAGACCCGCGAGCAGCACATCCGCCGCGAAAAGGCCACTAGCAACATCTGCACCGCGCAGGCGCTGCTGGCCAACATGGCCGCCGCCTACGCCGTGTACCACGGAGCGGCCGGTATCCGGACCATCGCGGAGCGGGTACAGCGGCTGACCGGCATCCTGGCGCGGGCGCTGGGCGAGGCGGGCCTGAAGCCGAACGCCAGCAGCTTCGATACCCTGACCTTCGAGGCGGACAGCGCCGCCATCCGGGCGCGGGCCGCCGAGCGGCAGATCAACTTCCGTTATGACGGCGACCGTGTGAGCGTGGGCCTGGACGAGACCGTGACCCCGGCCGACCTGGGAGACATCATCTGGGCCATCACCGGACAGGAAGTGGACGTGCTGGCACTGGACACCCAGGCTGAGGCGCTCATCCCCGAGCCGCTCCAGCGCACCAGCACCTACCTGACGCACCCGGTCTTCAACACGCACCACAGCGAACACGCCATGCTGCGTTACCTGAAGCTGCTGGAGAACCGCGACTACAGCCTGACGCACGGCATGATCCCGCTGGGCAGCTGCACCATGAAGCTCAACGCCAGCACCGAGATGGCCCCGGTCACGTGGCCGGAGTTCGGCGCGATTCACCCGTTCGCCCCGCAAGAGCAGACGGAAGGCTACCGCGCCATGATCGCGGAGCTGGAAGCGTGGCTGGCCGACATCACCGGCTACGACGCCGTGAGCATGCAGCCGAACAGCGGCGCGCAGGGCGAGTATGCCGGCCTGCTGGTGATCCGCAAGTACTTCGAGGCGCGGGGTGAGCAGCACCGCGACGTGTGTCTGATTCCGGCCAGCGCCCACGGCACCAACCCCGCCAGCGCCGCCATGATGGGCCTGAACGTGGTAGTGGTCAAGACCGACGACGCGGGCAACATTGACCTGGACGACCTGAAGGCGCGCGTGGAGCAGTACAGTGACCGGCTGGCCGCCCTGATGATCACCTACCCCAGCACCCACGGCGTGTTCGAGGAGGGCGTGAAGGCCGCCTGCGACCTGATCCACCAGCACGGCGGGCAGGTGTACCTGGACGGCGCGAACATGAACGCCCAGGTGGGCCTGACCAAGCCGGGCCTGATCGGGTCGGACGTGTCGCACCTGAACCTGCACAAGACGTTTGCCATCCCGCACGGTGGCGGCGGCCCAGGCATGGGCCCCATCGGGGTGAAGGCGCACCTGACGCCGTACCTGCCGAACCACGCGGTGGCCCCCACCTCCGAGAGCCAGACCGGCGCGGTGAGCGCGGCCCCCTACGGCAGCGCCAGCATCCTGCCGATCAGCTACCTGTATATCCGGCTGCTCGGCCCGGCGGGCCTGCGCCGCGCGACCCAGGTGGCGATCCTGAGCGCCAACTACCTCGCGCACCACCTGAAGGGCGCGTACCCGGTGCTGTACACCGGACGCGGTGGCCACGTGGCGCACGAGTGCATCCTGGACATCCGGCCACTGAAGCAGGCGAGCGGCATCACCGAGGAGGACATCGCCAAGCGGCTGATGGACTACGGCTTCCACGCGCCCACCATGAGCTTCCCGGTGCCCGGCACCCTGATGATTGAGCCGACCGAGAGCGAGCCGAAGGAGGAGCTGGACCGCTTCGTGGAGGCGATGCTGAGCATCCGGCGCGAGATTCAGGAGGTGCAGGACGGCCTGCTGAAGGCCGAGGAGAGCCCGCTGCGGCACGCGCCACACACCCAGGACGACCTGATGGCCGACGAGTGGAACCGCGCCTACAGCCGCGCCTCCGCCGCCTACCCCAGCCGGGCGCAGCGGTCCTGGAAGTACTGGCCCGCCGTGAACCGCGTGGACAACGTGTACGGTGACCGGAACTTCGTGTGCAGCTGCCCCCCGATCGAGGAGTACGCCGACTTCGAGTTCGCCGAGTAA
- a CDS encoding Lrp/AsnC family transcriptional regulator has translation MKMHGGPLDMLDHRILRELQQDARLSMRELGRRVDLSAPAVTERVRRLEETGVIQGYGARVASGPLGRSITAFVGVQDSGKRDPELVRWAQHHDGVLECHSVTGDNSCILKVAVADVRALEGLLGELIQMGFTCDTSIVLSTPLEGKLMLPPGRV, from the coding sequence ATGAAGATGCATGGCGGTCCCCTGGACATGCTGGACCACCGGATTCTGCGGGAGCTGCAGCAGGACGCCCGGCTGAGCATGCGTGAGCTGGGCCGGCGGGTGGACCTCTCGGCGCCGGCCGTGACCGAACGGGTGCGCCGCCTGGAAGAGACCGGGGTCATTCAGGGCTACGGAGCGCGGGTGGCCAGCGGCCCGCTGGGGCGCAGCATCACCGCCTTCGTGGGCGTGCAGGACAGTGGCAAGCGCGACCCGGAACTGGTGCGCTGGGCGCAGCACCATGACGGGGTGCTGGAATGTCACAGCGTCACCGGCGACAACAGCTGCATTCTGAAGGTGGCGGTGGCCGACGTGCGGGCGCTGGAGGGCCTGCTGGGCGAACTGATCCAGATGGGCTTCACCTGCGACACCAGCATCGTGCTCAGCACGCCGCTGGAGGGCAAGCTGATGCTGCCGCCCGGCCGGGTTTAG